From Mycoplasmopsis gallinacea, the proteins below share one genomic window:
- a CDS encoding L-ribulose-5-phosphate 4-epimerase → MRYKVPKKYQDEIELLKKEVYEANLKLVDYKLVIHTWGNVSGITRDRKFMVIKPSGVSYDKLSYHDMVITDLENNIYDSKYKPSVDAPTHTLLYKANPDMKGIVHTHSKHAVAFAQAGKDIPCFGTTHADNFYGSVPCARALTPAEIDSEYEHNTGLVILETFKNRNLDFKATPATLVKEHGPFAWSFKSPLDAVNMALTLETVAEMAINTLIVSNSDSHQAQDALITRHYLRKHGKNATYGQEKH, encoded by the coding sequence ATGCGTTACAAAGTACCAAAAAAATACCAAGATGAAATTGAACTTCTTAAAAAAGAAGTATATGAAGCAAATTTAAAGCTTGTTGATTACAAATTAGTTATTCATACTTGAGGTAATGTCTCAGGAATTACTCGTGATCGCAAATTTATGGTAATTAAACCTAGTGGAGTTTCATACGATAAACTTTCTTACCATGATATGGTAATTACTGATTTAGAAAATAATATTTACGATTCAAAATACAAACCATCAGTAGATGCTCCTACTCACACACTCTTATATAAAGCAAACCCTGATATGAAGGGAATTGTTCACACTCACAGTAAACATGCAGTAGCTTTTGCGCAAGCAGGAAAAGATATTCCTTGCTTTGGAACAACTCATGCAGATAATTTTTATGGATCTGTGCCATGTGCAAGAGCACTTACACCAGCAGAAATTGATTCAGAATATGAACACAATACTGGCTTAGTTATTTTAGAAACATTTAAAAATAGAAACTTAGATTTTAAAGCAACTCCAGCAACACTTGTTAAAGAACATGGACCATTTGCATGAAGCTTTAAATCACCATTAGATGCTGTTAATATGGCTCTTACACTTGAAACGGTAGCTGAAATGGCTATTAACACCTTAATTGTTTCAAATTCAGATTCACACCAAGCGCAAGATGCGCTTATCACAAGACACTATTTACGTAAACATGGTAAAAACGCTACATATGGACAAGAAAAGCACTAA
- a CDS encoding phospho-furanose lactonase: MEKFVRTVLGDISPKDLGVTDCHDHFIKNGGPEVEEHIDFLMLDVEASKKELKEFLERGGKTIVTMDPPNVGRDVHRTLEIAKAFEGKANIIMSTGFHKAKFYDKWSSWLAVVPTDEIVKMCVAEIEEGMDEYNYSGPVVKRSKAKAGIIKAGTGYAAIDRLELKALEVAARTSIQTGCPILVHTQLGTMALEVAQHLIGFGANPRKIQISHLNKNPDKYYYEKIIKETGVTLCFDGPDRVKYYPDSTLAENIKYLVDKGLQKHITLSLDAGRILYQRNYGVTKGKQTFGLAYLFDRFIPLMKQIGVPEDAIEDMLVNNPREILAFDEPRVYDESKVPAELKELKKELKLS; this comes from the coding sequence ATGGAAAAATTTGTAAGAACAGTCCTAGGTGATATTTCACCAAAAGACTTAGGTGTGACCGATTGTCACGATCACTTCATTAAAAATGGTGGTCCTGAAGTTGAAGAACACATCGACTTTTTAATGTTAGATGTTGAAGCATCTAAAAAAGAACTTAAAGAGTTTCTTGAACGTGGAGGAAAAACTATCGTAACAATGGATCCGCCAAATGTTGGTAGAGACGTACACAGAACATTAGAAATTGCTAAAGCTTTTGAAGGCAAAGCAAACATTATTATGTCTACTGGATTCCACAAAGCTAAATTCTATGACAAATGATCTTCATGATTAGCAGTTGTACCTACAGATGAAATTGTTAAAATGTGTGTTGCTGAAATTGAAGAAGGTATGGATGAATACAATTACAGCGGACCAGTTGTAAAACGTTCAAAAGCTAAAGCTGGAATCATTAAAGCTGGTACAGGATATGCAGCTATTGATAGACTTGAATTAAAAGCACTTGAAGTTGCAGCTAGAACATCAATTCAAACAGGTTGTCCAATTTTAGTTCATACACAACTTGGAACAATGGCTCTTGAAGTTGCTCAACACTTAATTGGTTTTGGTGCTAACCCAAGAAAAATTCAAATCTCACACCTTAACAAAAACCCAGATAAATACTACTATGAAAAAATTATTAAAGAAACAGGTGTGACATTATGTTTTGATGGACCTGACCGTGTTAAATACTACCCAGATTCAACACTTGCAGAAAACATTAAATACTTAGTAGATAAAGGTTTACAAAAACACATTACACTTAGTTTAGATGCAGGTAGAATCCTTTACCAAAGAAACTATGGGGTAACCAAAGGAAAACAAACATTTGGACTTGCATACTTATTTGATAGATTCATTCCTTTAATGAAACAAATTGGAGTTCCTGAAGATGCTATCGAAGATATGCTTGTAAATAACCCTAGAGAAATTCTTGCTTTCGATGAACCTAGAGTTTATGATGAAAGTAAAGTTCCAGCAGAATTAAAAGAACTTAAAAAAGAATTGAAATTATCTTAA
- a CDS encoding L-ribulose-5-phosphate 3-epimerase, with amino-acid sequence MNLTNIEVNMKKNRLIGIYEKAINNKFSLEEKILIAKASGYDFMEFSVDESEQRLKRLSWSDAKIQQVQMLLVKHKFNFNSMTLSGHRKYPFGSKDPKIRRKALWIMEKAIILAKKLGIRTVQLAGYDVYYENSDEETKKYFYQGMQKALQIAAKHSVMLAFEIMDTRFMGTISRALTWVNKLDSIYVGIYPDLGNVYQWAHKEDLENELVIAKNKLVAFHFKDTVPGKFRDTPFGSGTVDFEYMLKILKKHKLNQPIMIEMWSLNDPNETKEEAIKYILDAKEFYEKCWANVDGDN; translated from the coding sequence ATGAATTTGACAAATATTGAAGTTAATATGAAAAAGAATAGACTTATCGGAATATATGAAAAAGCAATTAATAATAAATTTTCACTCGAAGAGAAAATTTTAATTGCTAAAGCATCTGGTTATGATTTTATGGAATTTTCAGTTGATGAATCAGAACAGAGATTAAAAAGATTATCTTGAAGCGATGCAAAAATTCAACAAGTACAAATGCTTTTAGTTAAACATAAATTTAACTTTAATTCAATGACTCTTTCAGGTCATCGTAAATATCCTTTTGGCTCAAAAGATCCAAAAATTAGAAGAAAAGCTCTTTGAATTATGGAAAAAGCTATTATTTTAGCTAAAAAACTTGGTATTAGAACTGTTCAATTAGCTGGATATGATGTATATTATGAAAATTCTGATGAAGAAACTAAAAAATACTTCTATCAAGGAATGCAAAAAGCACTGCAAATAGCTGCTAAACATTCAGTTATGCTGGCTTTTGAAATTATGGATACTCGCTTTATGGGAACTATTTCAAGAGCTTTAACTTGAGTTAATAAACTTGATAGTATTTACGTTGGAATTTATCCAGATTTAGGAAATGTATATCAATGAGCTCACAAAGAAGATTTAGAAAATGAACTTGTTATTGCTAAAAATAAACTTGTAGCTTTTCATTTTAAAGATACAGTTCCGGGTAAATTTAGAGACACTCCTTTTGGAAGTGGAACTGTTGATTTTGAATATATGCTTAAAATTCTTAAAAAACACAAATTAAATCAACCGATTATGATTGAAATGTGATCTTTAAATGATCCAAATGAAACTAAAGAAGAAGCTATTAAATACATTTTAGATGCAAAAGAGTTTTATGAAAAATGCTGAGCCAATGTAGATGGAGATAATTAA
- a CDS encoding HAD family hydrolase — MDKKSTNLKFIFDLDGTLLTSDKVLTTETIKQIHLLQAQNHLVFIATGRPYYMNKEIIDLLNIQTPIISANGAAIYDPNTEKIIYSNTFSQEDAEQITLILEKYQIDFLAYALDQMLGENIHNPLWFEKMIYPKVKDPSYKYSWKYTETQVSKETQNLKFIKFLILAQKIEPSILEKALAEIEKVSSNIYFVKSQSSVIDIMPKGSNKWNSVQKAFAYINLDISNSYAFGDALNDFEMIKNASWGIAMGNAVKEVKKVAKIVIDTNDNEGVAKFLAKNGYED, encoded by the coding sequence ATGGACAAGAAAAGCACTAATTTAAAATTCATTTTCGATTTAGATGGCACACTTTTAACAAGTGATAAAGTTTTAACTACAGAAACAATTAAGCAAATTCACCTTTTACAAGCTCAAAATCATTTAGTTTTTATTGCTACTGGTAGACCTTATTATATGAATAAGGAAATTATAGATCTATTAAATATCCAAACCCCAATTATTAGCGCCAATGGAGCTGCTATTTACGATCCAAATACAGAAAAAATAATTTATAGTAACACTTTTAGTCAAGAAGATGCAGAACAAATTACCTTAATTTTAGAAAAATACCAAATCGATTTTCTAGCTTATGCACTTGATCAAATGCTTGGAGAAAATATTCACAATCCTTTATGATTTGAAAAAATGATTTATCCAAAAGTGAAAGATCCAAGCTATAAATACTCTTGAAAATACACCGAAACACAAGTTTCAAAAGAAACTCAAAATTTAAAATTTATAAAATTCTTAATTCTTGCACAGAAAATTGAACCTTCAATTTTAGAAAAAGCACTAGCAGAAATTGAAAAAGTATCTTCAAATATTTATTTTGTTAAATCTCAAAGTTCTGTCATCGATATAATGCCAAAAGGATCAAATAAATGAAATTCAGTACAAAAAGCTTTCGCATATATAAATTTAGATATATCAAATAGCTACGCTTTTGGCGATGCTTTAAATGATTTTGAAATGATTAAAAATGCTAGCTGAGGAATTGCGATGGGTAATGCAGTTAAAGAAGTTAAAAAAGTAGCTAAAATTGTTATTGATACAAACGATAATGAAGGAGTTGCTAAATTTTTAGCAAAAAATGGCTATGAAGATTAA
- a CDS encoding PTS sugar transporter subunit IIA, with protein MERLNLLESLLAHNSIEIQQEASSWKEAIKLACKPLEKAGVITEKYYQEILDSTEKYGPYYIIAKNFAMPHASDTENAVLSNGFSLVTLKEPVKFDDGQEVKILMCLAAKDGEVHTQVAIPQIVAVFEDETNIDKIASSKTKEEVVEIIKSVDYTKYVIQ; from the coding sequence ATGGAAAGATTAAATCTTTTAGAAAGTTTACTTGCTCATAATTCAATTGAAATTCAACAAGAAGCTTCCTCATGAAAAGAAGCAATCAAATTAGCTTGTAAACCACTTGAAAAAGCTGGAGTTATTACTGAAAAATACTATCAAGAAATATTAGATTCAACAGAAAAATATGGTCCTTACTACATAATTGCCAAAAACTTTGCAATGCCACATGCTAGCGATACAGAAAATGCTGTTTTATCAAATGGATTCTCACTTGTAACATTAAAAGAACCAGTTAAATTTGATGATGGGCAAGAAGTAAAAATTTTAATGTGTCTTGCAGCAAAAGATGGAGAAGTGCATACACAAGTAGCAATTCCACAAATTGTAGCTGTTTTTGAAGATGAAACAAACATTGACAAAATAGCTTCTTCAAAAACTAAAGAAGAAGTTGTCGAAATAATCAAATCTGTTGATTATACAAAATATGTTATTCAATAA
- a CDS encoding PTS sugar transporter subunit IIB, with protein sequence MKVLCLCGSGMGTSMIIKMKVSQALKELGINGSVEALGLGQGKSVANNYDVILCTQNFVSEVNTKAQVYGLKNIMNLDEIKAALNDAKEKGIN encoded by the coding sequence ATGAAAGTATTATGTTTATGTGGAAGCGGAATGGGAACTTCAATGATCATCAAAATGAAAGTTAGTCAAGCTCTTAAAGAACTTGGAATTAACGGATCAGTTGAAGCTCTTGGACTTGGACAAGGAAAAAGTGTGGCAAATAACTATGATGTTATTTTATGTACACAAAACTTTGTTTCAGAAGTTAATACAAAAGCTCAAGTTTATGGTCTTAAAAATATTATGAATCTAGATGAAATTAAAGCGGCTCTTAATGATGCAAAAGAAAAAGGTATTAATTAA
- a CDS encoding 3-keto-L-gulonate-6-phosphate decarboxylase UlaD translates to MGKPLLQIALDNLTIEDAINSAKKVEKYIDVIEVGTILIASEGKKAIKALKEAFPDKIIVADGKIADAGKVFGKMFFENGADYTTCICAAELPTIVETMKVAKEYKDTNEVQIEMTSNFTWEQAKAWKEANVPQVVWHRSRDSQASGVKWGEKDINAVDRLSKMGFKVTVTGGVALEDIKLFKDIPIYIFIAGRSLRDAENPELAAKAFKDEFDKYWS, encoded by the coding sequence ATGGGAAAACCACTTTTACAAATCGCTTTAGACAACTTAACTATTGAAGATGCTATTAATTCAGCTAAAAAAGTTGAAAAATACATTGATGTAATTGAAGTTGGAACAATCTTAATTGCATCAGAAGGTAAAAAAGCTATTAAAGCTCTTAAAGAAGCCTTTCCAGATAAAATCATTGTTGCAGATGGAAAAATTGCTGATGCAGGAAAAGTTTTTGGAAAAATGTTCTTTGAAAATGGAGCAGATTATACTACATGTATTTGTGCAGCTGAGCTTCCTACTATTGTAGAAACAATGAAAGTTGCTAAAGAATACAAAGATACAAATGAAGTTCAAATTGAAATGACTTCTAACTTTACTTGGGAACAAGCAAAAGCTTGAAAAGAAGCTAATGTTCCACAAGTTGTATGACACAGAAGTAGAGATTCACAAGCTTCTGGTGTTAAATGAGGTGAAAAAGATATTAATGCAGTTGATCGCCTTTCAAAAATGGGATTCAAAGTTACTGTCACAGGTGGTGTAGCTTTAGAAGATATTAAATTATTCAAAGATATTCCAATTTACATTTTCATTGCTGGTCGTAGCTTAAGGGATGCAGAAAATCCAGAACTTGCAGCTAAAGCATTTAAAGATGAATTTGACAAATATTGAAGTTAA
- a CDS encoding endonuclease, which yields MKKFKLLLTMAPTSMVFAPFILTSCNEPKTQKENTPKNTTGETTTPSNPGSSNSSGSNETPAPTNPSTGDNNATGGTTNPENPTPENPNNPENGSGTGTSTDTPTPTTPGSGTTTTNENEALASTISNEKVAAFVREHGANNIFKVSEQTDWTKMIEHLNSPDPKFGLQFWYFPEEKTFGARKPKEKALKDGIVFESVSNLFTNVSPAVTDSKYHTTKAGYPNTNLKAEYNPSTGVVTIKYYLVEIGPDGKAVSQTEKFGPYTSTFTVKNGRNSLDSSSNNNNNSSNTSSNTNTGTNDNVVVSQPNVTVANLIYQPSDYYNSLEGKSGAELMKALVALQSSKHETGSYDGLKNLYKNTNAFKDLYYENDGTLLDVYSENPNGNDPYVYPNYVGGSGASTEGNGTNREHIIPQGWFNKVDKMRNDPFHVWPTDIKVNNWRDNDPHDNVTNVTLTTKNGSKQGSNSEVSFRVFEPINEFKGDIARAYLYFAFTYANEYKYSLNGPQVFQSEAPYLKTHFLNTYLSWNAQDPISKWDIDRNNIISDFTDTKRRNPFVDYPNLVENLFGENPKPFHNLGILVGIQENSN from the coding sequence ATGAAAAAGTTTAAATTATTATTAACTATGGCACCAACTTCAATGGTGTTTGCACCTTTCATTCTTACTTCATGTAATGAACCAAAAACTCAAAAAGAAAATACACCAAAAAATACAACCGGTGAAACAACAACACCATCTAATCCAGGTTCATCAAATAGCAGTGGTTCAAACGAAACACCTGCGCCAACTAATCCAAGTACAGGAGATAACAACGCTACAGGTGGAACAACAAATCCAGAAAATCCTACTCCTGAAAACCCAAATAACCCTGAAAATGGAAGTGGAACAGGTACTTCAACAGATACACCTACACCAACTACTCCAGGATCAGGAACTACAACAACTAATGAAAATGAAGCTTTAGCAAGTACAATTTCAAATGAAAAAGTTGCAGCATTTGTTAGAGAACATGGAGCTAACAACATTTTCAAAGTTTCAGAACAAACAGATTGAACAAAAATGATCGAACACTTAAACAGTCCAGATCCAAAATTCGGATTACAATTCTGATATTTCCCGGAAGAAAAAACTTTTGGAGCTAGAAAACCAAAAGAAAAAGCTCTTAAAGATGGCATTGTTTTTGAAAGCGTATCTAACTTATTTACAAACGTTTCTCCAGCAGTTACAGATTCAAAATACCACACAACAAAAGCTGGCTACCCTAACACAAACCTTAAAGCTGAATACAACCCTTCTACCGGAGTTGTAACAATTAAATATTACTTAGTAGAAATTGGTCCAGATGGAAAAGCGGTTTCACAAACAGAAAAATTCGGTCCTTACACATCAACATTCACAGTTAAAAACGGTAGGAACAGCCTAGATAGCTCTTCAAACAATAACAATAATTCTTCTAACACATCTTCAAATACAAACACAGGAACAAATGACAATGTAGTTGTTTCTCAACCCAATGTCACAGTAGCAAATTTAATCTATCAACCATCAGATTACTACAATTCACTAGAAGGTAAAAGCGGTGCTGAATTAATGAAAGCATTAGTTGCCTTACAATCTTCAAAACACGAAACAGGTAGTTATGATGGTTTAAAAAATCTTTATAAAAACACAAATGCATTTAAAGATTTATACTATGAAAACGATGGTACACTTTTAGATGTTTATAGTGAAAACCCAAACGGAAATGATCCATATGTTTACCCAAATTATGTAGGTGGTAGTGGGGCAAGCACTGAAGGAAATGGAACCAATAGAGAACATATTATTCCACAAGGGTGATTTAACAAAGTGGATAAAATGAGAAATGATCCATTCCATGTGTGACCTACAGATATCAAAGTAAACAATTGAAGAGATAATGATCCGCATGATAATGTAACAAATGTTACATTAACAACAAAAAATGGCTCAAAACAAGGAAGTAACTCAGAAGTATCATTTAGAGTTTTTGAACCAATTAATGAATTTAAGGGTGATATTGCTAGAGCATATTTATATTTTGCTTTTACATACGCAAATGAATATAAATATAGCTTAAACGGACCACAAGTATTCCAAAGTGAAGCACCTTATCTTAAAACACATTTCTTAAATACATATTTATCTTGAAATGCTCAAGATCCTATATCTAAATGAGATATTGATAGAAATAACATAATTTCTGATTTTACCGACACAAAAAGACGTAATCCTTTTGTTGATTACCCTAATTTAGTAGAAAATCTCTTTGGAGAAAATCCTAAACCATTCCATAATTTAGGTATTTTAGTAGGAATTCAAGAAAATAGTAATTAA
- a CDS encoding PTS ascorbate transporter subunit IIC — protein MSKMTDSTKKTIKTLAILFAVIDVFVVGMLITMTIAHFSLKDGTGFNGAGVVFYLKRVIIDNFLGVNAFLIGSIVFIGYLVLGRGIRDAILGFIKSAIGILVLSIGSGILVGMSKEIFVQISKLGAGVTSLDPYTGWTSAENFLKALNGQNVSAFISYALLIGFAINLTLVVFRRWTNVHSIMLTGHVMFHQSAMVVAGTTVSLFLSNTALSYGAQTGIILISGLILGLYWGIGSTATIKGSDAVTQGAGFCVGHQQMLGLSLAYKIGRFFGKKEQSAENMVLPKKLKVFEDNIFTQSLIMLILFTILIAIIAAKNPIGSVFDGQSYKWTKVLLPNWAVDGNVFFIFNILLGALKLVGSILVIQTGVRMFVSELQQSFQGITEKVAPGAVVAVDVAATYGFSSNSVTYGFVSGTIAQFIATGLLIGLSQINFGPHFKLDITIPLFITLFFNSGSIGVFANASGGFKAALIVPAIFGFGEILLSSLGLSLLKMHEAFVQNAPKVSDAAHVFGTGYLGMFDWNVFFAPMMGFGSLHPVVGGIVFTGAIGSLVAFSQIVDSGRQSEPTFLQKMFKLNIQTYNH, from the coding sequence ATGTCTAAAATGACTGATAGTACAAAAAAGACTATTAAAACTCTTGCTATTTTATTTGCTGTAATTGATGTATTTGTTGTTGGAATGCTTATTACAATGACAATTGCGCACTTTAGTTTAAAAGATGGTACAGGCTTTAATGGTGCCGGAGTTGTATTTTATTTAAAAAGAGTTATCATTGACAACTTCTTAGGTGTTAATGCGTTCTTAATTGGTTCAATTGTATTTATTGGATATCTTGTTTTAGGTCGTGGAATTAGAGATGCTATTTTAGGCTTCATTAAATCTGCTATCGGTATCTTAGTATTATCAATTGGATCAGGAATCCTTGTAGGGATGTCAAAAGAAATTTTCGTCCAAATTTCTAAATTAGGAGCTGGTGTTACTTCGCTTGACCCTTACACAGGATGAACATCTGCTGAAAACTTTTTAAAAGCTTTAAATGGTCAAAATGTTTCAGCATTTATCTCTTATGCTCTTCTTATTGGATTTGCTATTAACTTAACTTTAGTAGTATTCCGTCGTTGAACAAACGTGCACTCAATTATGTTAACTGGACACGTTATGTTCCATCAATCAGCTATGGTTGTAGCCGGAACAACAGTTTCACTTTTCTTAAGTAATACTGCATTAAGTTATGGTGCACAAACTGGAATTATTCTTATTTCAGGATTAATTTTAGGTCTTTACTGAGGAATTGGATCAACAGCTACAATTAAAGGTTCAGATGCTGTAACACAAGGTGCTGGATTCTGTGTTGGTCACCAACAAATGTTAGGTCTTTCACTTGCTTACAAAATCGGAAGATTCTTTGGTAAAAAAGAACAATCAGCTGAAAATATGGTTCTTCCTAAAAAATTAAAAGTGTTTGAAGATAATATCTTTACTCAATCACTTATTATGTTAATTCTTTTCACAATTTTAATCGCTATTATTGCGGCTAAAAACCCAATCGGATCAGTATTTGATGGTCAATCATACAAATGAACAAAAGTATTATTACCTAACTGAGCAGTAGATGGAAATGTGTTCTTTATCTTTAACATCTTATTAGGAGCTCTTAAACTTGTAGGAAGTATTCTTGTTATCCAAACAGGAGTTAGAATGTTCGTAAGCGAATTACAACAATCATTCCAAGGTATTACAGAAAAAGTTGCTCCAGGTGCTGTGGTTGCAGTTGATGTTGCTGCTACATATGGATTCTCTTCAAACTCAGTAACATATGGATTTGTTAGTGGAACAATCGCTCAATTTATTGCAACAGGTCTTTTAATTGGTCTTTCACAAATTAATTTTGGACCACACTTTAAATTAGATATCACAATCCCATTATTTATTACATTATTCTTCAACTCTGGATCAATTGGGGTATTCGCTAATGCTTCTGGTGGATTCAAAGCTGCTTTAATTGTTCCTGCAATCTTTGGATTTGGTGAAATCTTATTATCATCACTTGGTCTTAGCTTGCTTAAAATGCATGAAGCATTTGTCCAAAATGCTCCTAAAGTTAGCGATGCAGCACACGTATTTGGAACAGGATACTTAGGAATGTTCGATTGAAACGTATTCTTCGCTCCAATGATGGGATTTGGAAGCTTACACCCAGTTGTAGGTGGAATTGTATTTACTGGTGCTATTGGATCACTTGTTGCGTTCTCACAAATTGTTGACTCAGGAAGACAATCAGAACCTACATTCTTACAAAAAATGTTTAAATTAAACATTCAAACATACAACCACTAA
- a CDS encoding MurR/RpiR family transcriptional regulator, giving the protein MNKIKKEVSRPIINSISGLSKTDHNIIEFINKFQEPVFDLTINDLAELSGTSVSGVSRFVKKYNFKNYQEFKVQVNLIIQKFEKNYTINNNDSFSTIISSHRFAIDSLYNEVVLEKIKEAAKIINQSNKILIQGSGSSKRISDNLYANILKIGKTPISNSDFHVFFPSISNCNSSDVLILFSNNLNTPEQIFSIQIAKENKFKIIVITSNEDNEYDQFFDVKIVYNKIHSSYIDVPLSSKLSQLLITDLLFQALILEDSNLENKLHNSRKVINRWLEIGKENISNKIHKK; this is encoded by the coding sequence ATGAATAAAATAAAAAAAGAAGTCTCTAGACCCATTATTAATTCCATTTCTGGATTGTCAAAAACAGATCATAATATCATTGAATTTATCAATAAATTCCAAGAACCAGTATTTGATCTAACCATTAATGATTTAGCTGAGCTTTCAGGTACATCAGTATCAGGAGTTTCACGGTTTGTTAAAAAATATAACTTTAAAAACTATCAAGAGTTTAAAGTTCAAGTGAATTTAATAATCCAGAAATTTGAAAAAAACTACACAATTAATAATAATGACTCATTTTCTACCATAATTTCTTCACATCGTTTTGCAATTGATAGTCTTTATAATGAAGTTGTTTTAGAAAAAATCAAAGAAGCAGCTAAAATTATTAATCAAAGCAATAAAATCCTTATCCAAGGGAGCGGAAGTAGTAAAAGAATTAGTGATAATCTCTATGCTAATATTTTAAAAATTGGAAAAACACCAATTAGTAACTCTGATTTTCACGTCTTTTTCCCATCTATTTCAAATTGCAATTCCAGTGATGTTTTAATTCTTTTCTCGAATAATTTAAATACTCCAGAGCAAATTTTTTCAATTCAAATCGCTAAAGAAAACAAGTTTAAAATAATTGTTATAACTTCAAATGAAGATAATGAATATGATCAGTTTTTTGATGTAAAAATAGTGTATAATAAAATTCACTCTTCTTACATTGATGTTCCACTTTCATCAAAATTATCACAACTTTTAATTACTGATTTACTTTTTCAGGCATTGATTTTAGAAGATTCAAACCTTGAAAATAAACTTCATAATTCAAGAAAAGTAATTAATAGATGATTAGAAATTGGAAAAGAAAACATATCAAATAAAATTCACAAAAAGTAA